From the genome of Methanocella sp.:
ATAACCACCCGATGGCCGGGAAGACGCTAGTGTTCGACATCACGCTGCGGGCGATAAACCCCAGCCCACTACCCACGTAGATCCCTATTCCTGGATTAAAAACGCCCTGGCGGGGGCTCCGTCCCCGTCCCTTATTTTTAGCGGAAGGCACGCCAGCGTGTACCTGCCCGGCTCTATCTTCCGGAAGTCCAGGCCTTCGATGACCGTGATGCCGGCGCCCAGCAGGAGCTTATGCACGGCCTCGCCGCTCTTGAAGCTGCCGATGGAGAGGTAGTCGATGCCCACCGTCTTTACCTTATGGTCGACGAGCCAGCGGGCGGCGCTCTCGTCTAAATATACATAATCCTTATGAAATTCTCCGCTGTTCCAGAGAGCCGAGTTTTTAGTCTTAAAAAGGATAATATCCGCCTTTACGCCCTTCAGGTCCTTTTCGCTCACGGCGTCAGCATCGGGCACCTCTAATACGACGGCCCGCCCGTAAAGGTGATCGAGCGGTATCTTATCCACGGTATAGCCGCCCTCCACGAAATGTATGGGCGGGTCGACGTGTGTACCGACGTGCGTGCCCGTGCACATAAGGGATACGTTGAAAGAATCCTGAGGCATTCTCAGCACACGCTTGATTTCCGGGGGCGGATCGCCTGGAAATGCGGGCATGCCGTTATAGATGTCGACGGACACATCAAAGATCTTCATCAGAGGCCTGTATAGCCTCGCTCCTGTAAAAATGTATTGACCTGTTTACGTGTCGGGTAAGTCGACCATCCAACGCCGCCAATTTTAAGTGCGGCCGTGGCGCTGCCGATGACGGCGCACTCGTTCAGGGGCTTGCCGCTTATGTATGAGCTGATGAAGCCGGCGTTGAAGTTATCGCCCGCGCCGGTCGTGTCCACCACCTCCACGCTGAAAGCAGGCACGTACTCGATGTGCTCTTTTGTGGCTACCCAGCACCCGTCCTTGCCCATCTTGATAGCGACGACCTTTACGCCCATATCGAGTAGGACCTCTGCGGCCCTCTCCGGCCCGGTATCGTGGTTCATCCCCAGGATATTGCGCACTTCATCTATGTTCGGTAAAAACACGTCAACGCGGGGCAGTATATCGAAAAGCGGGTCCACGGTCTCTTTTGTGAATCCGCGGGGGTCCCAGCCCGTGTCGAAGGATGCCTGGATCTTCGCCGCGTGCAGGATGTCGATGATCTTCGCATAATCGTTCCTCAGGCCGTCCAGTAGAAAATACGAGGGGAGGTGCACGATGTCCGCATGGATCTTCGAGACGTCGATGTCGTTCAGGCAATACGTCGCGTTCGCTCCTCTAAACGTGATAAAAGAGCGCTCGATGCCCTGGACCATGGCCATGGTCACGCCCGTCTTGCTGTCGGTGAGCCGGACGTTCTTCGTATCGACATGGTTGTCCTCCAGCTCGACGAGCACGTAGGTGCCGAACACGTCGTCGCCGACCTTGCCGAAAAGCTGTGTCTCCATCCCCAGCCGGGCGCAGGAGAGCGAAAAGTTCGCCGAGCAGCCGCCTCCGTGCGTCTGGAAGTCCCTGGTTATGACCTGCTTGCCCAGCTCGGGCATGCGGTCGATCCTCGCAATCAGGTCTACGTTGACGTCCCCAATGGTGGCAATCCTCGGCATCGTCGCGTCTCTAGAAATATATTGATTCGATAAATATATTTACTTGCCCGGCTTAAGCGGCGGGTAGCGTTACGATAAAGCGGGTCCCCTTCGTCCGGTCCCCGGGCACGCGGTCCTCGACACTGACGTTCCCGCCATAGCTGTCGATGAGCGTCTTCACCAGGTAGAGCCCGATGCCGCTTCCCCCGGTCCGCTTGTTCACCCGCATCAGGCGGTCGAAGATGAGCGGCTTCATGTCGTCGGAGATGCCGGGGCCATTATCGTCGACAAAGATGCGATCGTATTTCATGCCGTCGACATAGAAGGGCTCCTGTCGGATATTGATGGTTATTTTACCGCCGGAATGTTTGATCGCGTTTCCCACCAGGTTTACGAACACGTCCTTTAACAGCTCGTTGGCCCTGACCATCGTGCCATCGGCGACTTCGTTAACGATGACCACATCGCGCCCGGGGGACTGGCCGTGCTCGGAGATCGCTTCTTTAATCACTTTACCCAGATCCATGGGCTGCAGGTATATGTCGCCCTTGCTTGCGCGGCTCAGCTTTTTCACGTTGTCTATCAGCCTCGAGCTGTTCGTCATCGCTTCAAGAGGCTTGAGCAGCAGGCCTTTTTGCCCGGCTTCGAAGGGAAATGTGTCGAGGGCGATCTCCAGGTAACCCATGCCCACCTGGTTCATGTTATTGATGTCGTGGCCCATGAGATCGAGGTATAGTTCAGCTATCGCCTTCGCCTGCTTCAGCTCCTCTTCCGCCCGGGCCCGGGAAGTGACGTCCTCGCATATTGCGATGTAGCTGGAGATGCTGCCGTCCATCGCGAAGGTAGGGAAGATCTTGAAAGAGATAAAGACCTCCCGACCGGACAGGGCGATCTTTGTCATTTCCAGGAGGACGGCCCGGCCCTCCTTTAGAGCTTTTAGCCGTTCCTTGAAGTCGCACTGCAGGGACGCTGCATGAGCAAAGAGATTATAATGGGCGAGCATATCGTCCCGCCTTACTCCGAACAGCCACAGGAAAGGCTCGTTCACTATCAACGCATGGCCCTCCGGGGTGAACATGCAGGCGGCGTCCGGCATCTGCGAAAGCAGGTCGTCCATCGCGTGGCGTGTGTCCCCCAGCTTCCTGTTCGCCTCCTCGACTGCGTCCTTGCTATCATCCTTGAAAAATGAATAGATGAGAAGCCCCGTGACCAGGAAGATAAGCATGAAATCGTAGAAATAGTTAGAATACAAGCCTATGCGGGCGTCCGCTATCCCCAGGGCGGCCGATAGTCTAAGCATATCCCCGCAGAAGCTCACCAGTATGAAGAGGAACAGGATGGAGAAGATATAGCGCGACCGGAACGATGGCCGGATTACGATGAGCATTGCGGATAGATCGAGGACGATAATATCCCCGATCACGGAGAGGGTATAGATGCCGATATCGAAAGGCGAACCCAGGGGCAGAAAGAGCAGGCCTAACAGGGCCAGGCCCGCGAAAAAGCAGAGGCCGAACGAAAGCACGAAGATACGAATGTTTTTATCGATATGCTGTTTTTCACCCTGATATACCGAATATAAGGCAAATATCAAGGGTAGATACCCCACGACCATGATCACCTTGGCAAGTGGTATAAGCCACCAGATATCCACTAAATCCGATATAAGATACCAGATAATGCCGGAGATGGACAGTAAAGTGATATTCCCGATCAGCCCTAAAAAGACCGCCCGCAGTGATTTATCCGTCGAGGAAGTATAGAGCAGGATCAGCAACGGCAGCCCGAGCAGGAACATGACCACCATGGATGCGGCCGTCGACACGCCCACGAGCCCAAAGGCCGATAGGAGGATTGTGGCGATGCAGACCAGGATCACCGCCTGAAATGCCATCGGAGCGTAGGACAGGAACCTGCCGCCTACTGTATCAGGTAATTTGATGCTCATTTTCCCCCCAAATTATTATGTAATTGCTTGTTATATAAAAGTTACAACTCAAGTATCTGGCGTACCTAAAGGGACCAAATAATTATTATATTCATAATCGAAAATACTTTTTATCGATCGTCGTTCAACCATATGGCCGGCGACCGGGATTGGGGATGGGGATGGATCATTACATTAGCGTACAAAGCGTACGCCATGGCTATGCGACATTAGCAAAGCTGATCGCGGGGTTTCAGGATGAGGCCATATATGGCGGGCACATTACTGCCACAGGAGCCGTGGCAAAGGTCTTTTTTATTTCGGCCTTGCCCGGATTATGGGTCGGCACACTACCGTTCCTCATCGCCTATATTTCGGCGCTGATCGTCTATTCGTTCGACTATTACCGCTCGGCGGAGAATGACATGATCACGAACCCGGGCCGAGCCGCCTACTTTCTGGGCATGTCGAGCTCGTTCCCGTACAGGATGCTGGCCTATGCCGCGATCCTGGCGGCGTCGCTCGCCCTGTATGCCAGCGTCACGCTTACGATCGTGGTCTTTATGATGGCAGCACTCGGGATCGCCTATTCGGTATTCTTAAAGAAAATAACGAGGTACCTGCCCGGCTTTAAGAACGTTTATACGTCGGGCGTCTGGACTGCGGGCACTATATCCGGAGTGCTCGCGTGCTGTCCGGTGCCTCTTGAGACGACAGTCATTCTTATTTTTTTATTCATGTTCCTCAGGAGCCTCGGCAATGTCATCTACTTTGATCTAAAGGATATTCTGCCTGATGGCGCGGAGGGCTTAAAGACTGTGCCCGCATGCCTGGGCAGAGAAAAAACGTTCGCACTGCTGGGCGCCCTGAACGTCGTATCGTTCCTGCCCCTCGCAGCAGGCGTTATGATGGGCGTGCTGCCGGCGTATGTCCTCGCAATGACCGCTATTGGGATCTTTACCTTTTATTACCTGAGACAGGCACGGGCCCGGCCCGATAATTATCTGAATTACCCGCTGGCGGACGCCGAAACCCTGCTATGGCCCGCCGTGCTTCTCATCGCCGGAGGCATTTCGGCCCTTTAGCGCCGGACAGGGCCCGCGAGTAGCGATGCAGGGCGGTCTCCAGCTCGGTCACATCGAGGCCGTGCTTATCTGCATAGCCTGTGACGTCCCGGATACCGAGGGCTTCCGCCGACTTTTTAATCCTGGGAGTAAGCTGCGGCCGGGCTTTGGGCCATACCCGCCGCATATCCCTTAAGAAAACGGAGACCGTGACCGGCCCGATACCCTTGCCCAGCCCCACGATGCGGCGCTCGAGGTCCCGGCCGTCGGCCGAGGAATCGTACAGCCGCCGCAGGCTGCCGCCATAATTTTTCAGCAGGCTCCCGAAGATCTCAAGCAGACGGTCGGCGGTGCTGAAGTCGTAGCGCGTATAGCCGCCCTTATCCAGTATCTCGACGAGCCGGTCCCATCCGGCGTCCACGATGGACCTCGCGTCCGCCAGGCCTGCCGCCTCGAAGGCTTTATAGGTTTTAGTGGCCGACTCCTCGCGGATGGGCTTCGCATACAGTATGGACGCCAGCAGCCATTTCGCCCAGGCCGTGTCGCCCTCTTCCAGGTCGATGCCCAGCATCTTCGAATAGGGCTCGCCGCAGTCCCCCACTAGCGTAATCACGTCCACGCCGTCACATCCGCATGATTAATTGTAGAAAGCATATTAATTATTCTTTGTCCATATTTCTCGTGGTATAGACGGATAAAAAAAAGGGTCGCCGACAGATAAGCCGGGAAACAATTAATTACTTATATAGCGGTTAGCAGTAAAGCTTTTGAGGGTTGTATATGAAACTGGATAAATTCTTACTCATAACGGTGGGAGCGCTGTTCGTGATCGTCCTGATCCTGCTCGCTTTCGGCGGCGCAGCGTTCCTGTGCCTGGTCGCCACCAGAGGCCCGATCATCAATACCGGGCAGGTCATGCAGAAGTCGTATGATTACAACGGCACGATCGCAGGATATGATACGGCCGGCCTGGACGTCACGAATATCAACGGTCCCGTGACGGTCAGGGAAGGCGATGGCGATGCCTATGCCATCCATGTGAATGCCAGCGGCACCGCGACGGATTTCGAGCGC
Proteins encoded in this window:
- a CDS encoding cyclase family protein; translated protein: MKIFDVSVDIYNGMPAFPGDPPPEIKRVLRMPQDSFNVSLMCTGTHVGTHVDPPIHFVEGGYTVDKIPLDHLYGRAVVLEVPDADAVSEKDLKGVKADIILFKTKNSALWNSGEFHKDYVYLDESAARWLVDHKVKTVGIDYLSIGSFKSGEAVHKLLLGAGITVIEGLDFRKIEPGRYTLACLPLKIRDGDGAPARAFLIQE
- a CDS encoding carbohydrate kinase family protein produces the protein MPRIATIGDVNVDLIARIDRMPELGKQVITRDFQTHGGGCSANFSLSCARLGMETQLFGKVGDDVFGTYVLVELEDNHVDTKNVRLTDSKTGVTMAMVQGIERSFITFRGANATYCLNDIDVSKIHADIVHLPSYFLLDGLRNDYAKIIDILHAAKIQASFDTGWDPRGFTKETVDPLFDILPRVDVFLPNIDEVRNILGMNHDTGPERAAEVLLDMGVKVVAIKMGKDGCWVATKEHIEYVPAFSVEVVDTTGAGDNFNAGFISSYISGKPLNECAVIGSATAALKIGGVGWSTYPTRKQVNTFLQERGYTGL
- a CDS encoding PAS domain-containing sensor histidine kinase, which encodes MSIKLPDTVGGRFLSYAPMAFQAVILVCIATILLSAFGLVGVSTAASMVVMFLLGLPLLILLYTSSTDKSLRAVFLGLIGNITLLSISGIIWYLISDLVDIWWLIPLAKVIMVVGYLPLIFALYSVYQGEKQHIDKNIRIFVLSFGLCFFAGLALLGLLFLPLGSPFDIGIYTLSVIGDIIVLDLSAMLIVIRPSFRSRYIFSILFLFILVSFCGDMLRLSAALGIADARIGLYSNYFYDFMLIFLVTGLLIYSFFKDDSKDAVEEANRKLGDTRHAMDDLLSQMPDAACMFTPEGHALIVNEPFLWLFGVRRDDMLAHYNLFAHAASLQCDFKERLKALKEGRAVLLEMTKIALSGREVFISFKIFPTFAMDGSISSYIAICEDVTSRARAEEELKQAKAIAELYLDLMGHDINNMNQVGMGYLEIALDTFPFEAGQKGLLLKPLEAMTNSSRLIDNVKKLSRASKGDIYLQPMDLGKVIKEAISEHGQSPGRDVVIVNEVADGTMVRANELLKDVFVNLVGNAIKHSGGKITINIRQEPFYVDGMKYDRIFVDDNGPGISDDMKPLIFDRLMRVNKRTGGSGIGLYLVKTLIDSYGGNVSVEDRVPGDRTKGTRFIVTLPAA
- a CDS encoding UbiA family prenyltransferase gives rise to the protein MDHYISVQSVRHGYATLAKLIAGFQDEAIYGGHITATGAVAKVFFISALPGLWVGTLPFLIAYISALIVYSFDYYRSAENDMITNPGRAAYFLGMSSSFPYRMLAYAAILAASLALYASVTLTIVVFMMAALGIAYSVFLKKITRYLPGFKNVYTSGVWTAGTISGVLACCPVPLETTVILIFLFMFLRSLGNVIYFDLKDILPDGAEGLKTVPACLGREKTFALLGALNVVSFLPLAAGVMMGVLPAYVLAMTAIGIFTFYYLRQARARPDNYLNYPLADAETLLWPAVLLIAGGISAL